One window from the genome of Pseudomonadota bacterium encodes:
- a CDS encoding alpha-ketoacid dehydrogenase subunit beta, which yields MPVMNMVEAINSAHHVLMERDPKVVVFGQDVGYFGGVFNATQNLQKKFGKERCFDAPISESGIVGAAIGMAANDLRPVVEIQFADYIYPAYDQIVSEAARLRFRSAGMFTCPMTIRTPYGGGVKGGQTHSQSPEAVFTHVSGLQVVVPSTPYDAKGLLISAVEKNDPVIFLEPKRIYNGPFNGDPNAAGIGWDSHPGGDVPEDYYSIPLGKAAIVREGSDVTILVYGTMVHVAQAAVEQAGLDAEIIDLRTLLPLDIDTINQSVQKTGRCVIVHEATLTSGYGAELAAMVQKECFWHLKAPIERITGWDVPYPLSFEWDYFPTKQRVADSLKNMMQGG from the coding sequence ATGCCGGTAATGAATATGGTTGAAGCCATTAACTCAGCACATCACGTTCTTATGGAGCGGGATCCTAAAGTGGTTGTGTTCGGGCAGGATGTCGGATATTTCGGCGGCGTTTTTAATGCCACGCAAAATCTGCAAAAAAAATTCGGGAAAGAACGCTGTTTTGACGCCCCGATTTCAGAATCCGGTATCGTCGGCGCAGCCATCGGCATGGCGGCCAATGATTTGCGCCCGGTTGTGGAAATTCAATTTGCGGATTACATCTATCCGGCCTATGACCAAATTGTCTCGGAAGCCGCACGTTTGCGCTTTCGTTCCGCCGGTATGTTCACCTGTCCGATGACAATTCGTACGCCCTATGGCGGCGGCGTCAAAGGCGGGCAGACGCATAGTCAAAGTCCGGAGGCTGTTTTTACCCATGTTTCCGGCTTGCAAGTTGTTGTGCCGTCCACCCCTTATGATGCAAAAGGGTTGTTGATTTCCGCAGTTGAAAAGAATGACCCCGTCATATTTTTAGAGCCCAAACGCATTTACAACGGCCCGTTTAACGGTGACCCGAACGCGGCGGGCATTGGTTGGGACAGCCATCCGGGCGGAGATGTGCCCGAAGATTATTACAGCATTCCCCTTGGGAAGGCCGCTATTGTTCGCGAAGGCAGTGATGTCACTATTCTTGTTTACGGCACAATGGTGCATGTTGCCCAAGCCGCTGTTGAACAAGCCGGGCTTGATGCGGAAATTATTGATCTCCGTACTTTGTTGCCGCTGGATATTGATACCATCAATCAATCTGTGCAGAAAACGGGGCGCTGTGTCATCGTGCATGAAGCCACCCTGACCAGCGGTTATGGCGCAGAGCTTGCCGCCATGGTGCAAAAAGAATGTTTTTGGCATCTGAAAGCGCCGATCGAGAGAATTACCGGCTGGGATGTGCCGTATCCGCTGTCCTTTGAATGGGATTATTTCCCGACCAAACAGCGCGTGGCCGACTCTCTGAAAAACATGATGCAAGGGGGATAG
- a CDS encoding 3-methyl-2-oxobutanoate dehydrogenase (2-methylpropanoyl-transferring) subunit alpha — protein sequence MVKKPKASAKKSVRHNKLYVPEPKARPGEAPDFSNMVIPDAGTLPRPAVDTHHDEIAHYADDMIRVLDDNGKAVGEWDPKLSPALLLEGLSHMVLTREFDDRMQNTQRVGKISFYMRSRGEEAVSVAHSMALGEDDMSFPTYRQQGILISRGYDLEKMMCQLFGNKKDPVKGRQLPVMYSSNEKGKGYFTISGNLATQYIQAVGWAMAEAYKGTDNLATAFVGDGATAENDVHAAMVFAAVYKAPVILNIVNNQWAISSFQGIAGGETATFARRGRGYGLPSLRIDGNDFLAVYAASKWAADRARAGLGATVIEHVTYRAGAHSTSDDPSKYRPDSEAEKWPLGDPVERLKQHLIGLGKWSEKEHEELVKDKKAYVSKTYKTAESYGFGKNHGLNVADMFTDVYEDMPLHLLRQRQELGV from the coding sequence ATGGTAAAAAAACCTAAAGCGTCAGCGAAAAAATCCGTACGGCATAACAAATTATATGTGCCTGAACCAAAAGCCCGCCCGGGGGAGGCACCGGATTTTTCAAATATGGTCATTCCGGATGCCGGAACATTACCGCGCCCGGCAGTGGATACCCACCATGACGAGATTGCCCATTATGCCGATGATATGATCCGCGTGCTGGACGATAACGGCAAAGCCGTTGGCGAATGGGATCCGAAGCTTAGCCCCGCGCTGCTTTTGGAGGGGCTGTCCCACATGGTTCTGACCCGTGAATTTGATGACCGCATGCAAAACACGCAACGTGTCGGAAAAATCTCGTTCTATATGCGCAGCCGCGGTGAAGAAGCCGTTTCTGTCGCCCATAGCATGGCTTTGGGAGAGGATGATATGTCTTTCCCGACATACCGCCAACAAGGGATTCTAATCTCTCGCGGCTATGATCTGGAAAAAATGATGTGCCAGCTGTTCGGTAATAAAAAAGACCCTGTCAAAGGTCGCCAACTGCCGGTGATGTATTCCTCTAACGAAAAAGGTAAAGGTTATTTCACCATTTCCGGAAATCTGGCCACACAATATATTCAGGCGGTCGGCTGGGCCATGGCGGAAGCCTATAAAGGCACGGATAATCTTGCCACCGCCTTTGTCGGTGACGGTGCCACAGCTGAAAATGATGTCCATGCCGCCATGGTTTTCGCTGCAGTCTATAAAGCGCCTGTCATTTTAAATATCGTTAATAACCAATGGGCCATTTCTTCCTTTCAGGGGATTGCCGGCGGCGAGACGGCAACATTTGCACGCCGCGGTCGCGGTTACGGCCTGCCGAGCCTGCGGATTGACGGCAATGATTTTCTGGCTGTCTATGCCGCATCCAAATGGGCGGCAGACCGTGCGCGTGCCGGACTTGGCGCAACGGTTATCGAACATGTGACCTACCGTGCAGGCGCACATTCCACCAGTGACGATCCCAGCAAATACCGTCCGGATTCTGAGGCCGAAAAATGGCCGCTCGGTGATCCGGTGGAACGTTTAAAACAGCATTTGATCGGCCTTGGAAAATGGTCTGAAAAAGAACATGAGGAACTGGTGAAAGACAAAAAAGCCTATGTCAGTAAAACTTATAAAACTGCGGAAAGTTACGGTTTCGGTAAAAATCACGGCTTGAACGTCGCTGATATGTTCACAGATGTGTATGAAGATATGCCGCTACATCTTTTACGCCAAAGACAAGAACTGGGAGTTTGA
- a CDS encoding nitroreductase, producing MSIAKTLEARKSTRAFLDKAVPRAVIEKILKSARHAPSGTNTQPWKVAVVSGEKRRALSDKIVAAFQSGQPPQMDYHYYPQDWTEPYKTRRKECGLQLYQTLSITREDKERQKEQWLANYRAFEAPSVLFFFMDPVLEKGSFVDMGMFLQSVMLMAVEEGLATCPQASLGEYPDIVRAELGYGDEVLICGMALGYEDKEAVINSYRTPRLEVDAFTRFFE from the coding sequence ATGAGTATTGCAAAAACGCTAGAAGCGCGGAAATCAACACGTGCCTTTTTGGATAAAGCTGTACCGCGCGCCGTCATTGAAAAAATTTTAAAATCCGCACGCCATGCGCCTTCCGGCACCAATACGCAACCCTGGAAAGTGGCTGTTGTCTCAGGGGAAAAACGCCGCGCTTTATCTGATAAAATTGTGGCGGCATTTCAGTCCGGTCAGCCGCCGCAGATGGATTATCATTATTATCCGCAAGACTGGACAGAACCGTACAAAACCCGCCGGAAAGAATGCGGACTGCAGCTTTACCAAACGCTGAGCATCACGCGCGAGGACAAAGAGCGGCAAAAAGAACAATGGCTGGCCAATTACCGTGCCTTTGAAGCACCCTCTGTGCTGTTCTTTTTTATGGATCCTGTCTTGGAAAAAGGCTCCTTTGTGGATATGGGTATGTTTTTGCAATCCGTTATGCTGATGGCTGTGGAAGAAGGGCTGGCAACATGCCCGCAAGCCTCGCTTGGAGAATATCCGGATATCGTCCGCGCAGAGCTTGGTTACGGAGATGAAGTGCTGATTTGCGGTATGGCTCTGGGTTATGAAGACAAAGAGGCCGTCATCAATTCCTATCGCACACCGCGGCTGGAGGTCGACGCCTTTACACGCTTTTTTGAATAA
- a CDS encoding methylmalonyl-CoA mutase family protein encodes MAPNQTDGMTMSKTKTQNKPAPAVDTTPVRFVTSAALFDGHDAAINIMRRILQSSGAEVIHLAHNRSALEVVESAIQEDVQGIAVSSYQGGHVEYFKYMIDLLKERGAEHIRVFGGGGGVIIPDEIKDMEAYGVARLYSPQMGQKMGLQGMIDDMMTLAKGAFETPPAFDLDAVATGDRCAVAQAVSAVERGLVDGKDLDVLKEKAAFSKTPTLGITGTGGAGKSSLTDELIRRFRLDSGDHIKIAILAIDPSRRKTGGALLGDRIRMNAIYHENIYMRSLATRATQGEVPDCLPNVMDLMKLAGFDLVIVETPGIGQGDAGIVPFVDTAMYVMTPEFGAASQLEKIDMLDFADIVVINKFDRKGSDDALRDVSKQLQRNREAFDRMPSDMPVFGSIASHFNDDGVTAAYQYLLGVLREKGLKDYDSKLPVVTTKVSTEKSTIVPADRTRYLAEIADTLRNYHEYAAEQSRLAAEHEHLTATQKMLGDSAADDALKNLIDQRWDALGQNAKQLLQDWPKVREQYTQDKITVEIPGKDDITTIIKRPSLSGTMVPKISLPRYTGQGDLLKWLLTENLPGNFPFTAGVFPFKREGEDPARMFAGEGDAFRTNKRFKKLSMHSEAKRLSTAFDSVTLYGFDPATRPDIYGKIGNSGVSIATLDDMKELYDGFDLCSPKTSVSMTINGPAPTILAFFLNTVIDQQVDKFEKDNNRKPTDKEYAALKAGALNSVRGTVQADILKEDQGQNTCIFSTEFSLRMMGDIQQYFIDHNVQNFYSVSISGYHIAEAGANPISQLAFTLANAFTYVETYLARGMDIDDFAPNLSFFFSNGMDPEYSVMGRVARRIWAVAMREKYNANKRSQRLKYHIQTSGRSLHAQEMAFNDIRTTLQALLAINDNCNSLHTNAYDEAITTPTDESVRRALAIQLIINQEYGLAKNENPLQGAFIIEELTDLVEEAVLREFERISERGGVLGAMETGYQRGKIQEESLLYEHKKHDGSLPIIGVNTFLPEKPEESFEIELARSTTAEKESQIKRVEAFKKKHAAHSEAALENLKKTLMGGGNGFEALMDAVRVCSLGQITDMLFHVGGQYRRNM; translated from the coding sequence ATGGCCCCTAACCAAACAGATGGAATGACAATGAGCAAAACAAAAACACAGAACAAACCTGCCCCTGCCGTTGACACAACACCTGTGCGTTTTGTCACCTCTGCCGCGCTGTTTGACGGCCATGATGCCGCCATTAATATTATGCGCCGCATCCTGCAATCGTCAGGTGCGGAGGTTATTCATCTGGCGCATAATCGTTCCGCGTTGGAAGTTGTTGAATCCGCCATTCAGGAAGATGTGCAAGGCATTGCCGTCAGCTCTTATCAGGGCGGGCATGTTGAATATTTCAAATATATGATCGATCTTTTGAAAGAGCGCGGCGCCGAGCATATTCGTGTTTTCGGCGGCGGTGGCGGCGTCATTATTCCTGATGAGATTAAAGATATGGAGGCCTATGGCGTTGCGCGGTTATATTCGCCGCAAATGGGGCAGAAAATGGGTCTGCAAGGCATGATCGATGATATGATGACGCTTGCGAAAGGTGCGTTTGAGACGCCGCCGGCTTTTGATCTTGATGCTGTTGCTACGGGGGATCGCTGCGCCGTTGCGCAGGCTGTCAGTGCCGTTGAACGCGGCCTTGTCGACGGCAAAGACCTTGATGTTTTAAAAGAAAAAGCCGCGTTTTCCAAAACGCCGACATTGGGTATTACCGGCACGGGCGGTGCGGGTAAATCATCCCTGACCGATGAGTTGATCCGCCGTTTTCGTCTGGACAGCGGCGATCATATCAAAATTGCCATTCTGGCCATTGACCCCAGCCGCCGCAAAACCGGCGGCGCATTGCTAGGCGACCGCATCCGTATGAATGCGATTTATCACGAGAATATTTATATGCGCTCGCTCGCCACCCGCGCGACGCAGGGCGAGGTGCCGGATTGCTTGCCAAATGTTATGGATTTGATGAAACTGGCCGGATTCGATCTGGTAATTGTCGAAACCCCCGGTATCGGTCAGGGCGATGCCGGTATTGTGCCCTTTGTCGATACGGCGATGTATGTGATGACCCCGGAATTCGGAGCCGCCAGCCAGCTTGAAAAAATCGACATGCTCGACTTTGCTGATATTGTGGTGATCAACAAATTTGACCGCAAGGGCAGCGATGATGCGTTACGGGATGTGTCAAAACAACTGCAACGCAACCGTGAAGCTTTTGACCGCATGCCGTCAGATATGCCGGTCTTCGGTTCTATTGCCTCTCATTTCAATGATGATGGTGTCACCGCAGCCTATCAATATTTGCTGGGTGTCTTGCGCGAAAAAGGTCTGAAAGACTATGACAGTAAATTGCCTGTTGTGACGACAAAAGTTTCAACGGAAAAAAGCACCATCGTACCGGCTGATCGCACGCGCTATCTGGCGGAGATTGCGGACACGCTCCGCAATTATCACGAATATGCCGCGGAGCAAAGCCGTCTTGCCGCTGAACATGAACATTTAACGGCAACGCAAAAGATGCTGGGTGACAGCGCAGCAGATGACGCGTTGAAAAATCTGATCGATCAGCGCTGGGATGCGCTTGGACAAAACGCCAAACAGCTTTTACAAGACTGGCCCAAGGTCAGAGAGCAATATACGCAAGACAAGATAACGGTTGAAATTCCCGGTAAGGACGATATTACGACCATCATCAAACGTCCCAGCCTGTCCGGTACGATGGTGCCGAAAATATCGCTGCCGCGCTATACCGGCCAAGGTGATCTCTTAAAATGGCTGCTGACGGAAAACCTGCCGGGCAACTTCCCGTTTACGGCGGGTGTGTTCCCGTTCAAACGTGAAGGCGAGGACCCTGCACGTATGTTTGCCGGTGAGGGGGATGCCTTCCGTACCAATAAAAGATTCAAAAAACTGTCAATGCATTCCGAGGCAAAACGCCTTTCCACCGCATTTGACAGTGTGACACTCTACGGATTTGATCCTGCGACACGGCCTGATATTTACGGGAAAATCGGTAATTCCGGCGTATCTATCGCCACGCTGGATGATATGAAGGAGCTCTATGACGGTTTTGACCTGTGCAGCCCGAAAACATCCGTCTCTATGACCATCAACGGGCCTGCGCCAACGATTCTGGCGTTTTTCCTGAATACGGTGATCGACCAGCAAGTCGATAAATTCGAAAAAGATAATAACCGCAAACCCACTGATAAGGAATACGCGGCATTGAAGGCCGGCGCTCTCAACAGCGTGCGCGGCACGGTGCAGGCCGATATTCTTAAAGAAGATCAAGGGCAGAACACCTGTATATTCTCGACGGAATTCAGTCTGCGCATGATGGGGGATATTCAACAATATTTCATTGATCACAATGTGCAGAATTTCTATTCCGTTTCAATTTCCGGCTATCACATTGCCGAAGCCGGAGCGAACCCGATTTCTCAACTTGCCTTCACATTGGCCAATGCTTTCACCTATGTCGAGACCTATCTGGCACGCGGTATGGATATTGATGATTTCGCGCCGAATTTATCCTTTTTCTTTTCCAACGGCATGGATCCGGAATATTCGGTTATGGGGCGCGTGGCGCGCCGCATTTGGGCGGTGGCAATGCGCGAAAAATACAATGCGAACAAGCGCAGCCAGCGTTTAAAATATCATATTCAAACATCGGGACGCTCCTTGCACGCGCAGGAAATGGCTTTTAACGATATTCGCACGACCTTGCAGGCATTGCTGGCGATCAATGATAATTGTAACAGTCTGCATACCAACGCCTATGATGAGGCGATCACGACACCAACCGATGAATCGGTACGCCGTGCTTTGGCTATTCAGCTGATTATCAATCAGGAATACGGGCTGGCCAAAAATGAAAACCCGCTGCAAGGCGCATTTATCATTGAAGAACTGACCGATTTGGTCGAAGAGGCCGTCTTGCGTGAATTTGAGCGCATTTCCGAACGCGGCGGCGTTTTGGGCGCAATGGAAACAGGGTATCAGCGCGGCAAGATTCAGGAAGAATCATTGCTGTATGAACATAAAAAACATGACGGCAGTCTGCCGATTATCGGTGTGAATACCTTTTTGCCGGAGAAGCCGGAAGAGAGTTTCGAGATTGAGCTTGCCCGCTCCACCACTGCGGAAAAAGAAAGCCAGATCAAACGCGTGGAAGCCTTTAAAAAGAAACATGCCGCCCATTCCGAAGCCGCACTTGAAAACTTGAAAAAGACATTGATGGGCGGGGGGAACGGTTTTGAAGCTCTGATGGATGCTGTGCGTGTTTGCTCGCTGGGGCAGATTACCGATATGCTGTTCCATGTCGGGGGGCAGTACCGGCGCAATATGTAG
- a CDS encoding cob(I)yrinic acid a,c-diamide adenosyltransferase, with protein MGKRLSKIVTRTGDDGTTGLTGGGRIPKNAARMQAIGTVDELNAFVGLFIAYLDGHEDLQKIFLRIQHDLFDLGGELSMPGYTMIKAEHWEKLEEHISHLNETLAPLENFILPGGSKLLAYCHIVRTVSRRAERYIVALGAEEDVNADARIYLNRLSDLAFVTARYLAHAHGETEILWQPAAVTKKENG; from the coding sequence ATGGGAAAACGGCTGTCGAAAATTGTTACGCGCACCGGTGATGACGGCACAACGGGTCTGACCGGCGGTGGTCGTATCCCCAAAAATGCCGCACGCATGCAGGCAATCGGCACAGTGGATGAATTAAACGCTTTTGTCGGTCTTTTTATCGCCTATCTGGACGGGCATGAGGATTTACAAAAAATATTCTTACGTATTCAGCATGATTTGTTTGATCTGGGTGGGGAGTTGTCCATGCCCGGCTACACCATGATCAAGGCAGAACATTGGGAAAAACTGGAAGAGCATATTTCACATTTGAACGAAACGCTGGCACCGCTTGAAAACTTTATTTTGCCGGGCGGGTCAAAATTGCTGGCTTATTGCCATATTGTGCGCACGGTATCGCGCCGTGCCGAGCGTTATATCGTCGCGCTGGGAGCGGAAGAAGACGTCAATGCCGATGCGCGCATTTATCTTAACCGCCTATCTGATCTTGCCTTTGTGACGGCGCGGTATCTTGCCCATGCACATGGCGAAACCGAAATTTTGTGGCAGCCTGCCGCTGTCACCAAAAAGGAAAACGGCTAA